One window of the Anopheles cruzii chromosome 2, idAnoCruzAS_RS32_06, whole genome shotgun sequence genome contains the following:
- the LOC128267511 gene encoding cytosolic Fe-S cluster assembly factor NUBP2 homolog yields MLDKVKHIILVLSGKGGVGKSTVSTQLALTLAEADHKVGLLDIDLCGPSVPFLLGLEDHDVHQCDEGWVPVYTSAEKKLAVMSIGFLLKNRSDAVIWRGPKKTAMIKQFLDDVNWDELDYLIIDTPPGTSDEHITVMECLKGVNTDGAIIVTTPQEMAVEDVRKEVTFCKKTGINILGIVENMSGFVCPHCSECTNIFSSGGGKLLAELAQVPHLGTLPIDPRVGQLAGTGKACVRELPDCTTTEVLHKIVGTITAGGQ; encoded by the exons atgcTCGATAAAGTGAAGCACATTATTTTAGTGCTGTCCGGCAAGGGCGGTGTGGGAAAGTCTACAGTCAGCACCCAACTTGCGCTGACGCTGGCAGAAGCCGATCACAAG GTTGGCCTCCTGGACATCGATCTTTGtggtccgtccgttccgtttttgctcGGCCTCGAAGATCACGATGTCCACCAGTGCGATGAGGGATGGGTGCCGGTATACACGAGCGCGGAGAAAAAGCTCGCCGTAATGTCGATCGGATTTCTGCTCAAAAACCGCTCCGATGCCGTTATCTGGCGCGGTCCGAAAAAGACGGCCATGATCAAGCAGTTTCTCGACGACGTGAACTGGGACGAGCTGGACTACCTGATAATCGACACACCGCCGGGCACTTCGGACGAGCACATTACCGTGATGGAGTGTCTGAAGGGGGTCAACACGGACGGGGCGATCATCGTGACCACACCGCAAGAGATGGCCGTCGAAGACGTCCGAAAGGAGGTTACCTTCTGCAAGAAGACGGGCATCAACATACTCGGGATTGTGGAGAACATGAGCGGATTCGTGTGTCCACACTGTTCCGAGTGTACGAACATATTCTCGTCCGGCGGCGGAAAACTGTTGGCCGAACTGGCCCAAGTGCCACACCTGGGAACGCTTCCCATCGACCCGAGGGTGGGCCAGTTAGCCGGAACGGGAAAAGCGTGCGTCCGGGAACTGCCAGACTGTACGACGACCGAAGTTTTACACAAAATTGTTGGCACGATAACGGCCGGAGGGCAATAA
- the LOC128267902 gene encoding angio-associated migratory cell protein, translating to MRNNTPPHSPHLLGEEEEEDDELVYVGDADEVLDAWEREANAGMDEDDEEDEELMAGDEAAAGNHSRLPGRDDAKLTFSKHTSPVFCGALHPTEDLAVTGGEDDKAYVWNTITGEVVHEVTNHNDSVIAVDFSHDGAFVATGDMAGYIQVFKVSQNYRQVWEFTLGDMCWMRWHTGAHVLLAGAQTGEVYVWRIPSGDCKVLQGHGATCEAAELTHDGKKLAVGYGDGHFKLWDLKTNTTVMDVPPGPGSSTSIISLAVDRESQLFVTGGDGGCACIIGANGPVGKLADSSAADSTVESVLIDYPDFELKVAATGTLLGTVTIWDVARQTKRVQCSDDEPTGITKMLWLKDSTICAGTLGGQIKAWDLRSGSMRFTLEGHWDAVQALVYHKEKNLILSASEDGTVKLFDVPTVE from the exons ATGCGTAACAACACTCCGCCTCATTCACCGCATCTACTCGgtgaggaggaggaggaagatgaCGAGCTGGTTTACGTTGGCGATGCAGACGAAGTGCTCGATGCCTGGGAACGGGAGGCCAATG CGGGCATGGACGAAGACGATGAAGAAGACGAAGAGCTTATGGCCGGCGATGAAGCTGCCGCTGGAAACCACAGCCGATTGCCTGGGCGCGATGATGCCAAGCTAACGTTCAGCAAACACACATCCCCGGTGTTCTGTGGCGCCCTGCACCCAACGGAAGACCTCGCTGTAACGGGTGGGGAAGACGATAAGGCGTACGTCTGGAACACCATCACCGGCGAGGTGGTGCACGAAGTGACCAACCATAACGATTCGGTGATTGCGGTCGACTTTAGCCACGACGGAGCGTTTGTCGCGACGGGCGATATGGCCGGGTACATTCAGGTGTTTAAAGTGAGCCAAAACTATCGCCAAGTCTGGGAGTTTACGCTGGGCGACATGTGCTGGATGCGGTGGCACACGGGAGCGCACGTGCTTTTGGCCGGTGCACAGACGGGCGAGGTGTACGTCTGGCGGATACCGTCGGGCGACTGTAAGGTGCTACAGGGACACGGTGCAACCTGCGAGGCAGCCGAACTAACGCACGATGGCAAGAAGCTGGCCGTTGGGTACGGCGATGGACACTTTAAGCTGTGGGATCTTAAAACGAACACCACGGTGATGGATGTGCCGCCAGGGCCCGGATCCTCTACCAGCATCATTTCACTAGCGGTCGATCGGGAAAGTCAACTGTTCGTGACCGGCGGAGATGGCGGCTGTGCGTGCATCATCGGGGCTAATGGACCGGTCGGAAAGCTGGCGGATTCAAGCGCGGCGGACAGTACGGTTGAATCGGTGCTCATCGATTATCCCGATTTCGAGCTAAAGGTGGCGGCTACGGGAACGCTACTGGGCACGGTAACGATCTGGGATGTGGCGCGACAAACCAAGCGGGTCCAATGTAGCGACGATGAGCCAACGGGAATCACGAA GATGCTCTGGCTGAAGGACAGTACGATTTGCGCCGGAACGCTCGGAGGACAGATCAAGGCGTGGGATCTACGAAGCGGGTCGATGCGATTCACGCTGGAGGGTCACTGGGACGCCGTGCAGGCCCTCGTCTACCACAAAGAAAAGAACCTTATCCTGTCGGCATCCGAAGATGGGACGGTGAAACTATTCGACGTCCCGACGGTTGAGTGA
- the LOC128269299 gene encoding transmembrane protease serine 9-like: MDPKRSVVVRWWMFSVFLGLWITVSLVSSEATSNCAGTYASDVRCGLPILQAAGGLPRHPSEAIRGEFPWHVAIYQFDSAVPVYDCGGSLISDRFVLTAAHCAVNENNGYPLSGEKFQLMLGYHDLGERQDEGCSERVGVRKVHVHPEFRSGTYRHDIALLELDRPVRFTDRVLPVCLDASEDDPPEFYRTMGKVPGWGYTEFDEVSSWLRMTEVPVVNYTRCLSSNPAVFANTMYDGMFCGGYANGTNVCNGDSGGGFVAYRQGRWELQGIVSFTALRDEHTAICDTQQYSAYVKVRHYRAWIATVCNTSFEGPRRSEKLSLPPSDTPADEERPACGQRKINKMPLIVNGVRSLAGEWPWHAAIFQLSKRSREYVCGGTLISENHIVTAARCVKDWHPRKRPYLVQLGQHQLWEAATTTREVRVISVETSDDSQMALLRLEADVQYDDYIQPICLPEENETSDREPVSRTGFIAGYGRTDPDNHDLSPVLQATTMPIVDGGLCVVYRIFDKRSADKMLCAGHGNGTNACLGDEGGGFYQATESGTWTVAGVISKINIYRNRCDTHGYVGVLDVLHYLAWILERLEHTLTALVDIGMPGGGQDKGQCKGCGRKNHRRHRPHHRRKGSDEDRSGEDSDESRERSVVQSVKNVMHAKVDLVKDIHGVASSSIKKIFG; the protein is encoded by the exons ATGGATCCGAAGCGTTCAGTCGTTGTCCGGTGGTGGATGTTCTCAGTGTTTCTGGGATTGTGGATCACCGTGTCACTGGTTTCGTCTGAGGCCACATCAAACTGTGCTGGAACGTACGCGAGTGATGTCCGCTGTGGCTTACCGATACTGCAGGCAGCGGGAGGCCTCCCCAGGCACCCGTCGGAAGCGATCCGTGGCGAGTTCCCGTGGCATGTGGCCATCTATCAGTTCGACTCGGCCGTACCCGTGTACGACTGCGGGGGTTCCCTGATCAGCGATCGCTTCGTCCTGACCGCGGCTCACTGTGCCGTCAACGAGAACAACGGGTACCCGCTGAGTGGCGAGAAGTTCCAGCTAATGCTCGGTTATCACGACCTCGGCGAGCGTCAAGACGAGGGCTGCAGCGAACGGGTTGGTGTTCGGAAGGTACACGTCCACCccgagttccgttccgggacCTATCGGCACGACATTGCACTGTTGGAGCTAgaccgcccggtccggtttaCCGACCGGGTCCTGCCCGTGTGTCTTGATGCGTCCGAGGACGATCCGCCCGAGTTCTATCGCACGATGGGGAAGGTCCCCGGCTGGGGTTACACCGAGTTCGACGAGGTGTCCAGTTGGCTCCGCATGACGGAGGTACCGGTCGTCAACTACACCCGCTGTCTGTCCAGCAATCCGGCGGTGTTTGCCAACACGATGTACGATGGCATGTTTTGCGGTGGGTACGCCAACGGGACGAACGTCTGCAACGGGGACTCGGGTGGCGGCTTCGTCGCGTACCGTCAGGGCCGCTGGGAACTGCAAGGGATCGTGTCCTTCACGGCCCTGCGCGATGAGCACACGGCAATCTGTGACACCCAGCAGTACTCGGCCTACGTGAAGGTACGCCACTACCGTGCGTGGATTGCGACCGTTTGTAACACTTCGTTCGAGGGGCCTCGAAGGAGCGAAAAGCTAAGCCTGCCCCCGAGCGACACCCCGGCCGATGAGGAGCGTCCGGCCTGTGGCCAACGAAAGATCAACAAGATGCCGCTCATCGTGAACGGAGTGCGGAGTTTGGCCGGTGAATGGCCCTGGCATGCGGCCATCTTCCAACTATCAAAACGCTCGCGTGAATACGTCTGCGGAGGAACGCTGATCAGCGAGAACCACATTGTGACGGCCGCTCGGTGCGTGAAGGATTGGCATCCCCGGAAGCGTCCGTACCTGGTCCAACTCGGGCAGCACCAGCTGTGGGAAGCTGCGACCACCACACGGGAGGTTCGCGTGATATCGGTGGAAACGAGTGACGACAGTCAGATGGCGCTTCTACGGCTCGAAGCGGACGTTCAATACGACGATTACATTCAACCGATCTGCCTTCCGGAAGAGAACGAAACGTCCGACAGGGAGCCGGTCAGTCGCACTGGATTCATTGCCGGCTACGGACGAACGGATCCCGATAACCACGATTTGTCTCCGGTTCTACAAGCAACCACGATGCCCATCGTCGACGGTGGCCTGTGTGTGGTGTATCGGATCTTCGACAAGCGCTCCGCGGACAAGATGCTCTGTGCGGGTCATGGAAATG GTACGAACGCTTGTCTGGGCGATGAGGGCGGAGGATTCTATCAAGCAACCGAGTCAGGAACCTGGACCGTTGCGGGCGTCATTAGTAAGATCAACATCTACCGGAATCGGTGCGACACCCACGGGTACGTCGGAGTGCTCGATGTGCTCCACTATCTCGCCTGGATACTGGAACGTCTGGAGCATACCCTCACCGCTTTGGTCGACATTGGAATGCCCGGAGGCGGCCAAGACAAAGGACAGTGTAAAGGTTGCGGACGGAAGAACCATCGGCGGCATCGCCCTCACCACCGGCGAAAAGGTTCCGACGAGGACCGATCGGGTGAAGACAGCGACGAAAGCCGCGAACGATCGGTCGTTCAGTCCGTGAAAAACGTGATGCATGCCAAGGTGGATCTGGTAAAGGATATCCATGGTGTGGCCAGTTCTTCGATTAAGAAAATTTTCGGCTAA
- the LOC128277707 gene encoding Y+L amino acid transporter 2 produces the protein MAKVGDMDNRPAQQGFRRESEEAKPATDGTADAAVASGSGGIKMKKELGLMDGVAIIVGVIVGAGIFVSPKGVLLYSGSIGQAIIVWILSGVLSMVGALCYAELGTMIPKSGGDYAYIGEAFGPLPAFLYLWVALLILVPAGNAITAITFAQYLLQPLWPTCEPPYESVRLLAAVITCLLTAINCRNVKWVARVTETFTGMKVLALLVIAGAGAWHLFSGNTELLESPFANSKLQPGFIAVAFYNGLFSYSGWNYLNFVTEELKDPYRNLPRAICISMPVVTIIYVITNVAYFAVLPPDEMLSSQAVAVTFAEKMLSFMAWTMPLFVACSTFGSLNGAIFASSRLFFVGARNGHLPAALSLININCLTPIPSLLFLCALTLLLLFIRDVFAIINYVSYVEILFIFISVAGLLRLRQKAPDTYRPIKVSLVVPVVFLLTAGFLVIFSVFESPMEVGIGTLIILLGIPVYYITIAKPWSWLTQKSQAFNTFCAKLFLCMPNSDKVD, from the exons ATGGCTAAAGTAGGCGACATGGACAACCGGCCAGCCCAACAGGGCTTCAGGCGTGAAAGCGAAGAGGCCAAGCCAGCCACCGATGGCACTGCGGATGCCGCCGTCGCCTCTGGCAGTGGTGGTATTAAGATGAAAAAGGAGCTAGGGCTGATGGACGGTGTGGCGATCATTGTCGGTGTGATAGTGGGTGCCGGTATTTTCGTGTCGCCCAAAGGGGTCCTGCTGTACTCCGGATCGATCGGGCAGGCGATCATCGTGTGGATACTGTCCGGTGTGCTCAGTATGGTCGGTGCTCTCTGTTACGCCGAGCTCG GAACGATGATACCCAAGTCCGGCGGTGATTATGCGTACATCGGCGAAGCGTTCGGGCCACTGCCAGCCTTCCTGTACCTGTGGGTCGCCCTGCTGATCCTCGTACCGGCCGGCAACGCAATTACGGCGATCACGTTCGCGCAGTACCTTCTGCAGCCACTCTGGCCCACCTGTGAGCCCCCGTACGAGTCCGTCCGGTTGCTGGCGGCCGTCATAACCT GTCTGCTGACGGCCATCAACTGTCGCAACGTGAAATGGGTCGCCCGGGTAACGGAAACGTTCACCGGGATGAAGGTGCTGGCACTGCTCGTCATTGCAGGGGCCGGAGCCTGGCATCTGTTCAGCGGCAACACGGAACTGCTTGAGTCCCCGTTCGCCAACTCGAAACTACAGCCCGGCTTCATAGCGGTGGCGTTCTACAACGGACTGTTTTCGTACTCGGGCTGGAACTATCTCAACTTTGTCACGGAAGAGCTGAAAGATCCCTACCG CAATTTACCAAGAGCGATCTGCATCAGTATGCCCGTCGTGACGATCATCTACGTGATAACGAACGTTGCTTACTTTGCGGTGCTGCCTCCGGACGAGATGCTCTCCTCACAAGCCGTCGCT GTGACGTTTGCGGAGAAAATGCTAAGCTTCATGGCCTGGACGATGCCCCTGTTTGTGGCGTGTTCCACCTTCGGCTCGCTAAACGGTGCCATCTTTGCCTCCTCGCGGCTGTTCTTTGTCGGCGCACGAAACGGGCACCTTCCGGCGGCACTGTCACTGATCAACATTAACTGCCTTACCCCGATACCAtcgttgctgtttttg TGTGCTCTTACCCTGTTGCTGCTCTTTATCCGGGACGTTTTTGCGATCATCAACTACGTGAGCTACGTGGAGATTCTGTTCATCTTCATTTCGGTCGCCGGACTGCTTCGGTTACGACAGAAAGCACCAGATACTTACCGCCCGATCAAG GTGTCCCTCGTGGTGCCCGTAGTGTTCCTGCTGACGGCCGGGTTTTTGGTCATATTCTCGGTATTCGAGTCACCGATGGAGGTTGGCATCGGCACGCTGATCATACTGCTGGGCATTCCGGTGTACTACATCACGATCGCTAAACCGTGGAGTTGGTTGACGCAAAAGTCCCAGGCGTTCAATACGTTCTGCGCAAAGCTGTTCCTGTGCATGCCCAACAGCGACAAGGTAGACTAG
- the LOC128278010 gene encoding zinc transporter ZIP6, which produces MASSQKFLTIPGASALALLGLTMMLWLTTSIGALEVGAPQTPTPSESPAQSATQPPQATADGENKFLKYLFNKYGSKGVISFEGLEHLMHSLGLGGLDFSGSHGLKEHRPEGYDFGDYDVYGGSKQPPSHRHDRDDSTPEPPVITFASTFPDTAGGHHHHTGHRHTSAASSGTAGPTSTVTTTSTTSTVEPTSREATVSPPDEHPAPLDSDGDSRVWQEMIFKEIHDPRHRHPRNKNVPYCLSPMSIVHLVMEEPVLAKHHNHRRERSLAHNHAEDSDEHELEVLADDARIEITPSEFKDLCPAFLVQLDQRACTQKLQKEANPQREKKPFSQAWIYASACVLVISLCGLVGVAMVPLAKSIAYDEILRFLIALGVGTLCGDALMHLLPHALLPHDHHEHHGDHHGPEHGSSPETRAMWLCLCTFGTAFFMYSLEMILPLFRDGDTHGHSHSHSSHSNRVEPRSAVAGPPSGHHHADDIELEHSEVTKEKEANTMLAKKSPRKPMTAVAFMVVLGDGLHNITDGLAIGAAFAIDPVTGLATSFAILCHELPHELGDFALLLQTGVSIRRAIFLNIVSSVLSFIGMALGLLLTGLHESVVSWIYAGTAGTFLYIALSDLVPEMRNDLANSEQKLKLIVIQLAGLTLGAIIMLLIALNEEALQQLFD; this is translated from the exons ATGGCGTCGTCGCAGAAATTCCTCACGATTCCCGGTGCCAGTGCACTGGCACTGCTGGGGCTGACGATGATGTTGTGGCTGACGACGAGCATCGGGGCTCTCGAAGTTGGAGCACCCCAGACGCCGACGCCATCCGAGTCGCCGGCTCAGAGTGCGACCCAACCGCCCCaggcgacggcggacggcgaaaacaagtttctCAAATATCTGTTCAACAAGTACGGCAGCAAGGGAGTGATCTCCTTCGAG GGCCTGGAACATCTGATGCACAGTCTCGGTCTGGGAGGGCTGGACTTTAGCGGTTCGCACGGCCTCAAGGAGCACCGTCCGGAAGGGTACGACTTCGGAGATTACGACGTCTACGGTGGCAGCAAGCAACCGCCGTCCCATCGCCACGATCGGGATGACTCaacaccggagccaccggtgATAACGTTCGCCAGCACGTTCCCGgacaccgccggtggccaccatcaccacacgGGACATCGGCACACAAGTGCTGCTAGCAGCGGAACCGCTGGTCCCACCAGTACGGTTACAACGACCAGCACCACTAGCACGGTGGAACCTACATCCCGCGAGGCCACCGTCAGCCCGCCAGATGAACACCCGGCGCCACTAGATAGCGATGGCGACAGTCGCGTCTGGCAAGAGATGATCTTCAAAGAAATTCACGATCCTCGACACCGGCATCCGCGGAATAAAA ATGTGCCATACTGCTTATCACCGATGTCCATCGTGCACCTGGTGATGGAGGAACCGGTGCTGGCAAAACACCACAACCATCGCCGGGAGCGATCCCTGGCACATAACCATGCGGAGGACAGTGACGAACACGAACTCGAGGTGCTGGCTGACGACGCGAGGATCGAGATCACGCCGTCCGAGTTTAAGGATCTTTGTCCCGCGTTTCTGGTGCAGCTTGATCAGCGTGCCTGCACCCAGAAGCTCCAGAAGGAAGCCAACCCTCAACGGGAAAAGAAACCGTTCTCGCAAG CATGGATCTACGCCTCCGCCTGCGTTCTGGTCATCTCGCTGTGCGGCCTGGTGGGAGTGGCGATGGTGCCATTAGCCAAGTCCATCGCCTACGACGAAATACTGAGGTTCCTGATTGCACTCGGCGTTGGAACGCTGTGCGGTGATGCACTGATGCACCTGCTGCCCCACGCACTGCTTCCACATGACCACCACGAGCATCACGGTGATCACCATGGGCCGGAGCACGGTTCGTCACCGGAAACGAGAGCCATGTGGCTGTGTTTGTGCACCTTCGGGACGGCATTCTTTATGTACAGCTTGGAGATGATTCTGCCACTGTTTCGCGATGGGGACACACACGGTCACTCGCATAGCCACAGTTCGCACAGTAATAGGGTCGAACCGCGATCAGCTGTGGCCGGACCACCTAGTGGCCATCATCACGCGGATGACATCGAGCTGGAGCACTCCGAGGTGACGAAGGAGAAGGAAGCGAACACGATGCTGGCGAAAAAGAGTCCCCGGAAGCCAATGACGGCCGTCGCCTTCATGGTGGTTCTAGGCGACGGACTCCACAACATAACGGACGGGCTGGCGATCGGTGCCGCGTTTGCGATCGATCCCGTCACCGGACTGGCAACGTCGTTTGCCATCCTCTGCCACGAGCTGCCACACGAGCTGGGAGACTTTGCGCTGCTCCTGCAAACCGGTGTCAGCATCCGAAGGGCCATCTTCCTTAACATAGTATCGTCGGTCCTGAGCTTTATCG GAATGGCCCTAGGATTACTGCTGACTGGGCTGCACGAGTCGGTCGTTAGCTGGATCTACGCGGGAACGGCTGGCACTTTCCTGTACATCGCACTGTCGGATCTGGTGCCGGAGATGCGAAACGATCTGGCCAACAGCGAACAGAAGCTGAAGCTTATTGTTATTCAACTCGCAGGGCTGACACTGGGGGCCATAATTATGCTGCTGATAGCCCTGAACGAGGAAGCCCTTCAGCAGTTATTTGACTAG
- the LOC128268651 gene encoding ceramide phosphoethanolamine synthase, translating into MVGPSSQVSKALLSLLFLLIVFFAWMDVNLYIRIQDYPIRDTDPFLNAANSSLLLLKSPLPGGSHPSTVTAPLLAPPSSSSVPQQLNRYVVRYEDVAWVGCDLNPLCDVTVKAMMLDHTNHYLFAPIATIVDNVAGFSKGDLVTPNMISTFHVFVAIAAGRMVASDSLGYRRIGVVLFQFRTFLDDLDGHVARAKKNIRGERSDIGSAGYYIDGICDGLGCIALMIGAFVFLRNNPPRRGYTQLQSIIPVAEPKGSSESGVIYKVKVTTKKVARKVLCYTGMLMLSSTGWNRYIAIYQDMLERENVTPTQYLHQESVFRSTGFFCIAWLWRIFNVHALLHFLLLSVFCDKLWEYLRLVQYSGYVALLVIISVAEMHLLGVQTFIYKSLTASNSSL; encoded by the coding sequence ATGGTTGGCCCAAGTTCGCAGGTCAGCAAAGCTCTGCTGTCGCTGCTCTTCCTGCTGATCGTGTTTTTCGCCTGGATGGACGTGAATCTGTACATCCGCATCCAGGACTACCCGATCCGCGATACGGACCCGTTCCTCAATGCGGCCAACAgcagtttgctgctgctgaagtcACCGCTGCCGGGCGGGAGTCATCCGAGCACCGTGACGGCTCCGCTACTGGCACCtccgtcctcgtcgtcggtgccgcAGCAACTCAATCGGTACGTCGTACGCTACGAGGACGTGGCGTGGGTCGGCTGTGACCTGAACCCGCTGTGCGACGTCACGGTGAAGGCGATGATGCTGGATCACACCAACCACTACCTGTTCGCACCGATCGCCACGATCGTCGACAATGTGGCCGGCTTCTCGAAGGGTGACCTGGTGACGCCCAACATGATCTCGACGTTCCACGTGTTCGTGGCGAttgcggccggccggatggtgGCCTCGGATTCGCTCGGCTACCGGCGCATCGGTGTGGTGTTGTTCCAGTTCCGCACCTTCCTGGACGATCTCGATGGGCACGTGGCCCGGGCGAAGAAGAACATCCGCGGTGAACGGTCCGACATCGGGTCGGCCGGGTACTACATCGACGGGATCTGTGACGGGCTCGGCTGTATCGCGCTGATGATCGGGGCGTTCGTGTTTCTGAGGAACAATCCACCGCGGCGCGGCTACACGCAGCTGCAGTCGATCATCCCGGTGGCGGAGCCGAAGGGTTCGTCCGAGTCGGGCGTCATCTACAAGGTGAAGGTCACGACGAAGAAGGTCGCGCGGAAGGTGCTCTGCTACACCGGCATGCTGATGCTGAGCTCGACCGGCTGGAACCGGTACATCGCGATCTACCAGGACATGCTGGAGCGCGAGAACGTGACGCCGACCCAGTACCTGCACCAGGAGTCCGTGTTCCGCTCGACCGGCTTCTTCTGCATCGCCTGGCTGTGGCGCATCTTCAACGTGCACGCGCTGCTCCACTTTCTGCTGCTGAGCGTCTTCTGTGATAAGCTGTGGGAGTACCTGCGCCTGGTGCAGTACTCCGGCTACGTGGCCCTCCTGGTGATCATCAGCGTCGCCGAGATGCACCTGCTGGGCGTCCAGACGTTCATCTACAAGTCGCTCACCGCCAGCAACAGCTCCTTGTGA